In one window of Thiobacillus sp. DNA:
- a CDS encoding FAD-dependent monooxygenase, with the protein MVRSADIVILGGGLNGAALAAALRHSPYSVALVEPRPPAEPDEAWDSRIYAYSPGNVEWLKSLGAWNEPVRAQAVHRMRIHGDTDGRLTFDALDAGLPELAWIAENDRLQWSLWQSWQDSPHLQVIAMSPQSVSWGRGAADGHVLHFADGSVLKARLLVAADGANSWLRQQAGIGFDLEDYEHIGVVANFGTERPHRGSAYQWFRPDGVLAYLPLPGNRISIVWSTPPDHAAELQAMTPAELAVIVTEAGGHVLGKLTNITPAAGFPLKRRRAKEWVRPGLVLLGDAAHTVHPLAGQGVNLGFRDSRLLAAMLASGGDPGEISRLTAYASRRREDVVSMQFTTGGLKKLFARQDGLTQALRNTGMSLTQFIDPLNQALTRHAIL; encoded by the coding sequence ATGGTGAGGAGCGCGGACATCGTCATCCTGGGGGGCGGCCTCAACGGCGCGGCGCTGGCGGCTGCCCTGCGCCACAGTCCCTACAGCGTGGCGCTGGTGGAGCCACGCCCTCCCGCTGAGCCGGATGAAGCCTGGGACAGCCGCATCTATGCCTACAGCCCGGGCAATGTGGAGTGGCTCAAGTCCCTCGGCGCCTGGAACGAACCGGTCCGTGCCCAGGCCGTGCACCGCATGCGCATCCATGGCGACACGGATGGTCGTCTGACCTTCGACGCCCTGGACGCAGGCCTGCCCGAACTGGCCTGGATCGCGGAGAACGACCGCCTGCAGTGGAGCCTGTGGCAGTCCTGGCAGGACAGCCCCCACCTCCAGGTCATTGCCATGTCCCCGCAGTCCGTTTCCTGGGGCCGGGGCGCTGCGGATGGCCATGTCCTGCATTTTGCGGACGGCTCCGTATTGAAGGCCCGCCTGCTGGTGGCGGCGGACGGGGCCAATTCCTGGCTGCGCCAGCAGGCGGGCATCGGCTTCGACCTGGAGGACTACGAACACATAGGCGTGGTGGCCAATTTCGGCACGGAGCGCCCCCACCGTGGCAGCGCCTACCAATGGTTCCGTCCGGATGGCGTCCTGGCCTACCTGCCCCTGCCGGGCAACCGCATCAGCATCGTCTGGTCCACCCCGCCGGACCACGCGGCAGAATTACAGGCCATGACACCGGCGGAACTGGCGGTAATAGTGACGGAGGCCGGCGGCCACGTCCTGGGAAAACTCACCAACATCACCCCCGCCGCCGGGTTCCCGCTCAAACGCCGGCGGGCCAAGGAATGGGTGCGGCCCGGCTTGGTATTGCTGGGGGACGCCGCCCATACGGTCCACCCCCTGGCGGGCCAGGGGGTCAACCTGGGTTTCCGGGATTCCCGCCTCCTGGCGGCCATGCTGGCCAGCGGCGGCGACCCGGGAGAGATCAGCCGCCTCACCGCCTACGCCTCCCGACGTCGGGAAGATGTGGTATCCATGCAGTTCACCACCGGTGGTCTGAAGAAACTTTTCGCCCGCCAGGACGGACTTACCCAGGCCCTGCGCAATACGGGCATGAGCCTGACCCAGTTCATCGACCCCCTCAATCAGGCCCTCACACGCCACGCAATCCTTTGA
- a CDS encoding DsbC family protein, with product MKLPLLTTILAATLTLGMAACQAGDTEIRQAVQTLAPGAKVTQISKTGVKGMMEVTIDGDQGPMVVYADDQGQFLLIGDMLDVKNKRNLTRERMDKLTEVKWESLPLKNAIKVVRGNGQRKVAVFSDPDCPYCKKAEVEFSKIDNVTIYTFLYPLAFHKDAARKAKLVWCSKDQSQAWLDLMLKGKVPEGNATCNDPIDENLELGARLRVEGTPAMILANGKRIPGYVPAAKLEAMLKTAE from the coding sequence ATGAAACTCCCCTTGCTCACGACGATTCTCGCCGCCACCCTCACCCTGGGCATGGCAGCCTGCCAAGCCGGCGACACGGAAATCCGCCAGGCCGTGCAGACCCTGGCGCCGGGCGCCAAAGTCACCCAGATCAGCAAAACAGGCGTGAAAGGCATGATGGAAGTCACCATCGACGGCGACCAGGGCCCCATGGTGGTGTACGCGGATGATCAGGGGCAGTTCCTCCTGATAGGCGACATGCTGGACGTGAAGAACAAGCGCAACCTCACCCGGGAACGCATGGACAAGCTCACCGAGGTGAAATGGGAGAGCCTGCCCCTGAAAAACGCCATCAAGGTGGTGCGTGGCAACGGCCAGCGCAAGGTGGCCGTGTTCTCCGATCCGGACTGCCCCTACTGCAAGAAGGCGGAAGTGGAATTCAGCAAGATTGACAACGTAACCATCTACACCTTCCTCTACCCCCTGGCCTTCCACAAGGACGCCGCCCGCAAGGCCAAGCTGGTCTGGTGCAGCAAGGACCAGAGCCAGGCCTGGCTGGACCTCATGCTGAAAGGCAAGGTCCCAGAGGGCAATGCCACCTGCAACGACCCCATCGACGAGAACCTGGAATTGGGCGCCCGTCTTCGCGTGGAGGGCACCCCAGCCATGATTCTGGCCAATGGCAAGCGCATACCCGGCTACGTGCCGGCCGCCAAACTGGAGGCCATGCTTAAGACTGCGGAGTGA
- a CDS encoding TonB family protein, translated as MPAWSELPRQPLVQSLVLSASIHLALLAFVQPWRGTDGPQTLVINARLQPSTTTEPPPPAEPVQAETPTKPVVTPVATRPPDTPPPQREALNVPKPAPIQMPAPPLTPPAQAQTPEIAASAPDTPVKVAVQDTTAANLAKPLPAPTPRPALLIPSPVDTTWYLARHVDSHPKAIGSITPKYPDLARQRGQEGSLKLMVKIDDLGQVRDVEVVEASPPGVFDEAALEAFRNARFQPAMKEGQPVRYEAYMRVEFKLE; from the coding sequence ATGCCCGCCTGGTCAGAGCTCCCCCGACAGCCCCTGGTCCAAAGCCTCGTGCTGTCGGCCAGCATCCACCTGGCCCTGTTGGCCTTCGTGCAGCCCTGGCGTGGCACGGACGGCCCCCAGACCCTGGTCATAAACGCCCGCCTGCAGCCCTCGACGACCACGGAGCCCCCCCCACCGGCCGAGCCGGTACAGGCTGAAACGCCGACCAAGCCGGTTGTGACTCCGGTGGCAACCAGGCCGCCCGACACCCCGCCGCCCCAGCGTGAAGCACTGAACGTACCCAAGCCCGCCCCCATCCAGATGCCGGCGCCCCCGTTGACGCCTCCGGCCCAAGCCCAGACACCGGAAATAGCGGCCAGCGCGCCGGATACGCCCGTCAAGGTCGCGGTCCAGGACACAACAGCCGCGAACCTTGCCAAGCCCCTGCCGGCGCCGACGCCCAGGCCAGCACTGTTGATTCCATCCCCTGTGGACACCACGTGGTATCTGGCGCGACATGTGGACAGTCACCCCAAGGCCATTGGCTCCATTACCCCAAAATACCCGGACTTGGCCCGCCAACGTGGCCAGGAGGGATCGCTGAAGCTGATGGTGAAGATCGACGACCTGGGACAGGTCCGGGATGTGGAAGTAGTGGAGGCCAGTCCCCCGGGGGTATTCGACGAGGCCGCCCTGGAGGCCTTCCGGAACGCACGCTTCCAACCGGCCATGAAGGAAGGACAGCCGGTACGCTACGAAGCTTATATGCGGGTGGAATTCAAGCTGGAGTAG
- a CDS encoding murein transglycosylase A, with protein sequence MFRFYPFVLLAFLAGCAQVGVRPSPQPEPVPEPLPTRPEPVFDKPVVPAPPSPPVTQPSLPAEPPVEAVKPPVTAMSWLKPASWDQLPGWQNDDVAQAWPALAQSCAGLRANGAWSVVCQAVNAMPSSPDEKTARTFFQAAFQPWQVLQPDGGAEGLVTGYYEPLLRGSRQFNLKYRYPLYAAPDDLLVVDLAALYPELKSLRLRGRLQGNKVVPYWTREEIEAGAAPVRGKELAWVDDPVELFFLQVQGSGRIQLENGQMMRVGYGDQNGHPYRSIGKWLVENGELTLDKASMQGIKDWGRRNPERLPALLNANPSYVFFRELNNHGAGPFGSLGVPITPERSIAVDPRFIPMGAPVWLATTRPNSSEAMNRLVLAQDTGGAIRGNVRADFFWGFGDEAGKLAGAMKQKGRMWVLLPKDYPMTGQNGASGKIGLK encoded by the coding sequence ATGTTCCGGTTTTACCCCTTTGTATTGCTGGCTTTCCTGGCGGGCTGCGCCCAAGTGGGGGTGCGTCCCTCACCACAGCCGGAGCCGGTGCCTGAACCCCTGCCCACCCGGCCCGAGCCCGTGTTCGATAAACCGGTGGTGCCCGCTCCGCCGAGCCCTCCAGTAACCCAGCCATCGCTCCCCGCCGAGCCGCCAGTGGAAGCTGTCAAGCCGCCGGTGACCGCCATGAGTTGGCTCAAGCCGGCATCCTGGGACCAGTTGCCGGGCTGGCAGAATGACGATGTGGCCCAGGCCTGGCCCGCCCTGGCGCAATCCTGCGCGGGCCTGCGCGCCAATGGCGCCTGGAGCGTGGTGTGCCAGGCAGTGAACGCCATGCCTTCCTCACCGGACGAGAAGACCGCCCGTACCTTCTTCCAGGCCGCCTTCCAGCCCTGGCAGGTGTTGCAGCCTGACGGCGGCGCCGAAGGCCTGGTGACGGGCTATTACGAGCCCCTGTTGCGGGGCAGCCGGCAGTTCAACCTCAAATACCGCTATCCCCTCTACGCCGCGCCGGACGACCTGCTGGTGGTGGATCTGGCCGCCCTCTATCCGGAACTCAAGAGCCTGCGCCTGCGGGGCCGTCTCCAGGGCAACAAGGTAGTGCCCTACTGGACCCGGGAGGAGATCGAGGCGGGGGCCGCTCCGGTTCGGGGCAAGGAACTGGCCTGGGTGGACGATCCGGTGGAACTCTTCTTCCTGCAGGTACAGGGCTCGGGACGCATCCAGCTGGAAAATGGCCAGATGATGCGGGTGGGTTACGGGGACCAGAACGGCCATCCCTACCGGTCCATCGGCAAATGGCTGGTGGAAAACGGCGAACTGACCCTGGACAAGGCCTCCATGCAGGGCATCAAGGACTGGGGGCGGCGCAATCCGGAGCGGCTTCCCGCCCTGCTGAATGCCAACCCCAGCTATGTCTTCTTCCGGGAGTTGAACAATCACGGCGCAGGCCCCTTCGGCTCCCTGGGGGTGCCCATCACGCCGGAGCGCAGTATTGCCGTGGACCCCCGCTTCATCCCCATGGGGGCCCCGGTCTGGCTGGCCACCACCCGGCCAAATTCCAGCGAGGCCATGAACCGGCTGGTACTGGCCCAGGACACGGGGGGCGCCATCCGGGGGAACGTGCGCGCCGACTTCTTCTGGGGCTTCGGCGACGAGGCGGGCAAACTGGCCGGGGCCATGAAGCAAAAGGGCCGCATGTGGGTGCTGCTGCCGAAGGACTACCCCATGACGGGTCAAAATGGCGCAAGTGGCAAAATCGGCCTAAAGTGA
- the apaG gene encoding Co2+/Mg2+ efflux protein ApaG, protein MAESRKYHITVTAQATFVPDQSDEAAGRYVFSYTVQIANTGQVAAQLISRHWVISDAHDKVQEVRGLGVVGEQPFLRPGESFEYTSGTSIATPVGAMRGTYQMVAEDGNQFDAEIPEFILSMPRVLH, encoded by the coding sequence ATGGCAGAGAGCAGGAAGTACCACATCACCGTCACGGCCCAGGCCACCTTCGTGCCTGACCAGTCGGATGAAGCCGCCGGGCGCTACGTGTTCTCCTACACTGTCCAGATCGCCAACACCGGCCAGGTGGCGGCCCAGTTGATCTCACGCCATTGGGTGATCAGCGATGCCCATGACAAGGTCCAGGAGGTTCGGGGCCTGGGCGTGGTGGGGGAACAGCCCTTCCTGCGCCCCGGGGAGAGTTTCGAGTACACCAGCGGCACTTCCATCGCCACGCCCGTGGGGGCCATGCGTGGGACCTACCAGATGGTGGCGGAGGACGGCAACCAGTTCGACGCGGAGATACCGGAGTTCATTCTGTCCATGCCCCGCGTGCTGCACTGA
- the rpe gene encoding ribulose-phosphate 3-epimerase, with translation MADYQIAPSILSANFAKLGEEVDNVLKSGADIVHFDVMDNHYVPNLTIGPLVCEALRKHGVTAPIDVHLMVKPVDRIIPDFAKAGATYITFHPEASEHIDRTIGLIKESGSKAGLVFNPATPLDVLEYMLPKLDMVLLMSVNPGFGGQKFIPYVLDKARKVSQMIKAGGHTCRLEIDGGVGPGNICEVAKAGVDTFVAGSAIFGAAKDTDPNRYDSVVAAMRAELAKA, from the coding sequence ATGGCCGACTATCAGATTGCCCCCTCCATCCTCTCCGCCAACTTCGCCAAACTGGGCGAGGAAGTGGACAACGTCCTCAAGTCCGGCGCCGACATCGTCCACTTCGACGTGATGGACAACCACTACGTGCCCAACCTGACCATCGGCCCCCTGGTGTGCGAGGCCCTGCGCAAGCACGGTGTCACCGCTCCCATCGACGTGCACCTGATGGTCAAGCCCGTGGACCGCATCATCCCCGACTTCGCCAAGGCCGGCGCCACCTACATCACCTTCCACCCGGAAGCCTCCGAGCACATCGACCGCACCATCGGCCTGATCAAGGAAAGCGGTAGCAAGGCCGGCCTGGTGTTCAACCCCGCCACCCCCCTGGACGTGCTGGAATACATGCTGCCCAAGCTGGACATGGTGCTGCTCATGTCCGTGAACCCCGGCTTCGGCGGCCAGAAGTTCATCCCCTACGTGCTGGACAAGGCCCGCAAGGTGAGCCAGATGATCAAGGCCGGCGGCCACACCTGCCGCCTGGAGATCGACGGCGGCGTGGGCCCCGGCAATATCTGTGAAGTGGCCAAGGCCGGCGTGGACACCTTCGTGGCCGGCTCCGCCATCTTCGGTGCCGCCAAGGATACGGACCCCAACCGTTACGACAGCGTCGTGGCCGCCATGCGCGCGGAACTGGCCAAGGCATGA